The Atlantibacter hermannii genomic interval TATTATTAACGAGATAACTAAATCGCACTCGTCCATAGTCATTCCTGACTTAGTGCTCGTGGTTATCCATCCCTAATTCGCCTGCACGCTAATCAAGGTTTGTATGAGTTTATTTCCGGTTATCGTGGTTTTCGGTCTCTCTTTTCCGCCGATATTCTTCGAACTCCTTTTGTCACTGGCGATTTTTTGGCTGGTGCGCCGTTTGCTGACCCCGACAGGGATCTATGACTTTGTCTGGCATCCGGCACTGTTTAATACCGCGCTGTATTGCTGCCTTTTCTATCTGATATCGCGCTTATTTGTTTGAGGTTGATGTGAAAGCACTTACAAGAAAAATATCCCGAACGGCGATCACGGTGGCGCTGGTGGCGCTGGCCTTTGTCGCCATTTTCCGCGCCTGGAGCTACTACACCGAATCGCCCTGGACGCGCGATGCGCGTTTCAGCGCAGATGTTGTGGCTATCGCGCCGGATGTCGCCGGGCTGATAACTCAGGTCAACGTTCACGATAACCAACTGGTCAAAAAGGGCCAGGTGCTTTTTACCATCGATCAACCGCGTTATCAAAAAGCGCTCGAAGAAGCCGAAGCGGACGTGGCTTACTATCAGGCGTTAGCCTCTGAAAAACGCCGCGAAGCCGGGCGCCGCAATAAGCTGGGCATCCAGGCGATGTCGCGTGAAGAGATCGATCAGTCCAATAACGTCCTGCAAACCGTACTGCATCAGATGGCAAGGGCGGAGGCCACGCGCGATCTGGCGAAGCTGGATTTAGAACGCACCGTTATCCGCGCCCCAGCGGACGGCTGGATCACCAACCTCAACGTGTATGCCGGGGAGTTTATTACCCGCGGGTCCACCGCCGTCGCGCTGGTCAAACAGCATTCGTTTTATGTGCTGGCCTATATGGAAGAGACCAAACTGGAAGGCGTGCGCCCGGGATTCCGCGCGGAAATCACCCCGCTTGGCAGCAACCGCGTCCTGCGCGGTACGGTTGATAGCGTGGCCGCGGGCGTCACCAACGCCAGCAGCAGTAATGACGGAAAAGGCATGGCGTCGGTGGATTCAAATCTGGAGTGGGTGCGTCTCGCCCAGCGAGTGCCGGTGCGCATTCGTCTTGATGAACAGACCGGCAATCTTTTCCCGGCAGGGACGACCGCAACCGTGGTGATCACCGGTGAAAAAGACCGGGATGATCGTAACGCGTCGCCGTTTAATCGTCTGATGCATCGCCTGCGGGAATTCGGTTAAACCCATGGGTATTTTTTCCATCGCGCCGCAGCATATTCGCTTTGCGCTAAAACTGGCTACGGCCATCGTACTGGCGCTGTTTATTGGTTTCCACTTTCAACTGGAAACCCCGCGCTGGGCGGTGTTGACCGCCGCAATTGTGGCGGCGGGCCCGGCTTTCGCTGCCGGTGGAGAGCCCTGGTCGGGGCGATCCGCTACCGCGGTATGCTGCGTATCGTCGGCACGTTTATCGGCAGCATCGCTGCGCTGGTTATTATTATCTCCATGATCCGCGCGCCCGTGGTCATGATCATGGTGTGTTGTATCTGGCCGGGTTTTGTACCTGGGTATCGTCGCTTGTTAAAGTCGAAAACTCGTACGCATGGGCCTGGCGGGATATACCGCGCTTATTATCGTCATCACCATCCAGCCTGAACCGCTGCTGACGCCGCAGTTTGCCGTGGAACGATGCAGTGAAATCGTTATCGGGATCTGTTGCGCCATTGCTGCCGACTTGCTGTTTTCGCCGCGCTCTATCAAACACGAAATCGACCGCGAACTCGATGCCCTGATCGTCGATCATTACCGGCTGATGCAACTGTGTATCGCCCATGCCGACAGCGAAGAAGTGGATAAAGCATGGGGTAACCTGGTGCGCCGCACCACGGCGCTGGAAGGGATGCGCAGTAACCTGAATATGGAGTCGTCGCGCTGGGCGCGCGCTAATCGCCGCCTTAAAGTCATCAATACGCTCTCGCTGACCTTAATCACCCAGTCCTGCGAAACCTGGTTGATTCAGAACACCCGGCCAGAAGCAGTTCCACCGGAATACCATACTTTCTTCAGCGAACCGGTAGAGACGGCGGCGGATGTTCATAAACGCCTGAAGTTTATCCGCCGCGCCCTCGCCTGGACCGGTGAACGCGATACGCCGGTCACTATTTACAGTTGGGTCGGCGCGGCGACGCGTTTTTTGCTGCTGAAGCGCGGTGTGATCGGCAATACCCGCATTAGCGCCGTCGAAGAAGGCATTCTGGATGGCGAAGTGGTGATTAACGCAGCCTCGGCGGAGCGCCACCACGCCATGATCAACTTCTGGCGCACCACGGTGTCATGCATGTTGGGGGCGCTGTTCTGGCTGTGGACCGGCTGGACATCCGGCAGCGGCGCGATGGTCATGATCGCTGTGGTGACGGCGCTGGCGATGCGCTTGCCGAATCCGCGCATGGTCTCGATCGATTTCCTGTTAGGGACGCTGGTCGCATTGCCGCTTGGGGCGTTTTATTTCCTGGTTGTCTTGCCCGCGACCCAGCAAAGCATGCTGTTGCTGTGCATCAGCCTGGCGCTGCTCGGGTTCTTTATCGGTATTGAAGTTCAAAAACGGCGGCTTGGCTCACTCGGCGCGCTTGCCAGTACCATCAATATTATCGTGCTGGATAACCCGATGACCTTCGAGTTCAACCGTTTTCTCGACAGCGCCCTGGGCCAGCTGGTGGGCTGCTTTCTGGCGATGATGGTGATCTTGCTGATCCGCGATAATTCGCAGGCGCAAACCGGGCGCACGCTGCTCAACCGGTTTATGCTGGCGGCGGTGTCGTCGATGACCACCAATAAAGCGCGTCGTAAGGAGAACCATCTCCCGGCGTTGTATCAGCAACTGTTTTTATTGCTCAATAAATTTCCGGGGGATATCGCTAAATTCCGCCTGGCGCTGAATCTGATCATCGCCCATCAGCGCCTTCGCGATGCGCCCATACCGGTGAATGATGATTTATCATCGTTTCACCGCCAGTTGCGGCGCACCGCCGACCGTGTGGTGTCTGCATCCAGCGATGACAAGCGCCATCAGGCTTTTACTCAACTGCTGGATGAACTGGATATCTATCAACAGAAGTTACAGGTCTGGGAAGCGCCATTGTCCGTCAGCGAGTCCGTTGCGCGCCTGACCGCCATGCTGCGTAAATATCAGCATGCCTGACAGATAATTGACGGGCATCGCACAGCCTGAAAAACCGACGCCGGGCGTCGGTTTTTTTGTAGCTATACTTAGCCGAGGTTCTAAAAAAGCACCATCCATCAGGAGGAAACGATGACAACGCAGGCACTCCAGGACAGTGAGTTATTCAAGACAGGGTATCTGGTTAATGGCGAATGGCGGCAGGCTGACGAGACGTTTGACGTGCTGAATCCGGCGACGGGCGAAGTCATTGCTAAGGTCGCGAAAGCGGGGAAAAAAGAGGCGCAGGCGGCCATCGCCGCGGCAAGCAATGCGTTTCCTGCCTGGCGTGAAAAAACCGCTAAAGAGCGCTCCACCTTGCTGTACCGCTGGTTCGAACTGATAAATGAAAATAAAAGCTGGCTGGCGCGGTTGATGACCCTTGAGCAGGGCAAACCGTTAAAAGAAGCAGAAGGGGAAGTGGATTACGCCGCGAGCTTTATCCAGTGGTTTGCTGAGGAAGCGAAACGGCTAACGGCGAAATTATTCCGCCCGTGAAACCGGGATCGCGCATTCTGGCGACCCGCGAGCCGATAGGCGTGGTCGCGGCTATTACACCCTGGAACTTCCCCATGGCGATGCTGACCCGCAAACCTTGGTCCGGCGCTGGCTGCGGGTTGCACCGGCGTGATCAAACCCGCGAATAACACGCCGCTGTGCGCGTTTGCACTGTTAGCACTGGCGAAGAAAGCGGCATTCCCGATGGCGTACTCAATGCGGTAGCAGGGAACACCTCTGAAATCAGCGATGCCATTATGGAAAGCCATGAGGTGCGCAAAATTTCCTTTACCGGTTCGACGGCGGTGGGCAAAACGCTGGTGCGTAACGCGGCAGAAACCATGAAGAAAGTTTCCATGGAACTGGGGGGAAATGCGCCTTACATCGTTTTTGATGATGCGGATATCGATGCGGCAGTAAAAGGCGCTCTCGCCAACAAATTCCGTAACGCCGGGCAGGTGTGCGTCAGCGTCAACCGCTTCTTTATTCAGGATGGCGTTTATGACCGCTTTGTTAACCAACTCGCCGAGGCGGTAAAACAGCTTAAAGTGGGCAACGGACTTGAAGAGGGCGTTGTTGTCGGGCCGCTGATTGAAAAAGCGGTGTGGATAAGGTTCGTGAACACGTTGACGATGCGGTCGCAAAAGGCGCGAAAGTGCTGGCGGGGGGTAAAGCGCACGATCTCGGCGGCAATTTCTGGCAGCCGACGGTGCTGGCTGACGTCACGGATGATATGAAACTGGCTCAGGAAGAGACGTTTGGTCCACTGGCGGCCTGCTTCCGCTTCACTACAGAAGATGAAGTGATTCAACGCGCCAACGACACGCCTTATGGACTGGCGGCTTATTTCTATACTCAGAATTTACAGCGGGTCTTTCGTGTCTCTTCCCGGCTGGAAAGCGGCATGATTGGCATTAATGAGTGCGCAGTTTCAACTGAACTTGGGCCGTTCGGCGGCGTTAAGGAGTCGGGCTTAGGTCGGGAAGGATCAGTGCTGGGGCTGGAAGAGTATCTGGAAGTGAAAACCCTGCACATCGGCGGATTGTAATGTTGGATGAGATCGGTTGGTGAATCGCCATGCACATCTATACCTTCGATTTTGATGAGATCATCGATCAGGCGGATTTTTATCGCGATTTTGCCCGCCAGTTTGGTTTGCCAAAACAGCAGGTGAATAATCTGGACAGTTTGTGGGACGTGGTGACGGAAGGCGGGGTGCCGTTGCCGCTCGAAATCGAATTTGTTCACTTATCGGAAGAAAATCGTCGGCGGTTTGGTGCACTGATTTTGCTGTTTGATGAAGCAGAAGAGGAGCTGGATGGGCAGCTCCGCTTCAATATTCGCCATTCTACATGACCGAAAAAAGCCCCAGGCGAACTGGGGCAAGCCGTCGGGCACGACGACGAGGTCTTACTTATACAGTTCTGCGGTGGCGTGCCAGGTGTCGCCAGTACGCGCTTCAATCACGCGGTATGCAGAGGCACCTTTCTCATCGGCTTTTTTGGCCAGCGCTTCACGCATATCCATCGGTGAGCTACCGTGCTGGGCAACAGAAACTGTACCCATGGATTGCAGGTTTTGAGCATCCTGCGCGTTAACTTGTTGTACTGCAGCATTCGCGCCGAAGGCCATAAGGGAAGCAAGACTCATTGCAGCAAGAGTAAGTTTGGTTTTCATAATATATTCCTCATTTGTGTTCTGCGGTCATCAGGGTTAACACGCTATTTTTCTGGCTCAACTACAGAAATCGGTTTTTTGTACAGGTGAACGGGATACAGGGTGTGCTTATTTATAGAGCTCAGCAGTGGCATGCCACTCGTCGCCCGTGTGCGCTTCAATGATGCGATAAGCGGAAGCGCCTTTTTCCTGCGCTTTCTGATCGATCATCTCACGCATATCCATCGGCGAACTGGTCACAGATGAAACGGA includes:
- the aaeX gene encoding protein AaeX; the protein is MSLFPVIVVFGLSFPPIFFELLLSLAIFWLVRRLLTPTGIYDFVWHPALFNTALYCCLFYLISRLFV
- the aaeA gene encoding p-hydroxybenzoic acid efflux pump subunit A codes for the protein MKALTRKISRTAITVALVALAFVAIFRAWSYYTESPWTRDARFSADVVAIAPDVAGLITQVNVHDNQLVKKGQVLFTIDQPRYQKALEEAEADVAYYQALASEKRREAGRRNKLGIQAMSREEIDQSNNVLQTVLHQMARAEATRDLAKLDLERTVIRAPADGWITNLNVYAGEFITRGSTAVALVKQHSFYVLAYMEETKLEGVRPGFRAEITPLGSNRVLRGTVDSVAAGVTNASSSNDGKGMASVDSNLEWVRLAQRVPVRIRLDEQTGNLFPAGTTATVVITGEKDRDDRNASPFNRLMHRLREFG
- the aaeB_1 gene encoding p-hydroxybenzoic acid efflux pump subunit B; the protein is MGIFSIAPQHIRFALKLATAIVLALFIGFHFQLETPRWAVLTAAIVAAGPAFAAGGEPWSGRSATAVCCVSSARLSAASLRWLLLSP
- the aaeB_2 gene encoding p-hydroxybenzoic acid efflux pump subunit B, whose amino-acid sequence is MGLAGYTALIIVITIQPEPLLTPQFAVERCSEIVIGICCAIAADLLFSPRSIKHEIDRELDALIVDHYRLMQLCIAHADSEEVDKAWGNLVRRTTALEGMRSNLNMESSRWARANRRLKVINTLSLTLITQSCETWLIQNTRPEAVPPEYHTFFSEPVETAADVHKRLKFIRRALAWTGERDTPVTIYSWVGAATRFLLLKRGVIGNTRISAVEEGILDGEVVINAASAERHHAMINFWRTTVSCMLGALFWLWTGWTSGSGAMVMIAVVTALAMRLPNPRMVSIDFLLGTLVALPLGAFYFLVVLPATQQSMLLLCISLALLGFFIGIEVQKRRLGSLGALASTINIIVLDNPMTFEFNRFLDSALGQLVGCFLAMMVILLIRDNSQAQTGRTLLNRFMLAAVSSMTTNKARRKENHLPALYQQLFLLLNKFPGDIAKFRLALNLIIAHQRLRDAPIPVNDDLSSFHRQLRRTADRVVSASSDDKRHQAFTQLLDELDIYQQKLQVWEAPLSVSESVARLTAMLRKYQHA
- the gabD_1 gene encoding succinate-semialdehyde dehydrogenase, coding for MTTQALQDSELFKTGYLVNGEWRQADETFDVLNPATGEVIAKVAKAGKKEAQAAIAAASNAFPAWREKTAKERSTLLYRWFELINENKSWLARLMTLEQGKPLKEAEGEVDYAASFIQWFAEEAKRLTAKLFRP
- the gabD_2 gene encoding succinate-semialdehyde dehydrogenase I, with translation MRVCTVSTGEESGIPDGVLNAVAGNTSEISDAIMESHEVRKISFTGSTAVGKTLVRNAAETMKKVSMELGGNAPYIVFDDADIDAAVKGALANKFRNAGQVCVSVNRFFIQDGVYDRFVNQLAEAVKQLKVGNGLEEGVVVGPLIEKAVWIRFVNTLTMRSQKARKCWRGVKRTISAAISGSRRCWLTSRMI
- the gabD_3 gene encoding succinate-semialdehyde dehydrogenase, whose translation is MKLAQEETFGPLAACFRFTTEDEVIQRANDTPYGLAAYFYTQNLQRVFRVSSRLESGMIGINECAVSTELGPFGGVKESGLGREGSVLGLEEYLEVKTLHIGGL
- the yhcO gene encoding barnase inhibitor, which gives rise to MHIYTFDFDEIIDQADFYRDFARQFGLPKQQVNNLDSLWDVVTEGGVPLPLEIEFVHLSEENRRRFGALILLFDEAEEELDGQLRFNIRHST
- the ycfR_2 gene encoding protein YcfR — translated: MKTKLTLAAMSLASLMAFGANAAVQQVNAQDAQNLQSMGTVSVAQHGSSPMDMREALAKKADEKGASAYRVIEARTGDTWHATAELYK
- the ycfR_3 gene encoding protein YcfR produces the protein MKIKSTVATLSLLSMLSFGAFAATSINAQQAEGRQSIGTVSVSSVTSSPMDMREMIDQKAQEKGASAYRIIEAHTGDEWHATAELYK